The nucleotide sequence CGCTGCAGGCCGTGGAGGCGCTGAAGTGGCTGACGGGCAACCGGGAGGCGCTGCGGCGAACGTGGATTACGGCGGATGTATGGCGGTTCGCATTGAAGGAGACGCGTCTTCCGGCGGCCCGGACCGACTGCCCCTTCTGCGCCCCGGACCGGGGGGCCGGCGAAGAGCCGCCGGGAAGTCGCTTCGCCGCGGCGCCGCCGGACACGGTCGTCCTGTGCGGGCGGGATACGATCCAGGTCGCTACCGGCCGGACCGTCGAGACGGATCGGGAGGCGGAGCGGCTGAAGGAGCGGCTGATCCGCCGGGGCTGCGCGATCGCGGCCGCCAACCGGTACCTCGTCCGGGCGCGGACGCCCGAGGGCGCGTCGCTCGCGATCTTCGCGGACGGCCGCGTCCTCGTGCGCGGCGCGACCGAGCCCGCGGACGCCTGGACGATCTGCCTGAAATACGTGTCGGAAGAAACCATGGACGAGAAGGAGGAGAGGGTCCGTTGAAGCGGCTCGTCGATTGCAAGCTGTATGTCATTACGGGGGAAGCGTATCATCCGGGCCGGGAGCAACTCGAGGTGATGGAGGCGGCGATCCGGGGCGGCGCGGACATCGTGCAGCTTCGGGATAAGACGTCGAACCGCGCGGCGCTGCTCGCCAAGGCGAAGGCGCTGCGGGCGCTGACTCGCCGCTTAGGCGCGCTATTCGTCGTCAACGACGATCTGGAGGTAGCGCTCGAGGCCGAGGCGGACGGGGTCCATCTCGGGCAGGACGATCTGGCGATCGGCGAAGCCCGGCGTCTGGCGGGGAGCCGCCTGCTGATCGGCATCTCGACGCACAACCTTGCTCAGGCGTTGGAGGCGGAACGGGCGGGCGCGGACTATATCGGCGTAGGCCCGGTCTACCCGACCCCGACGAAGCCGGGCCGTCCGCCCGTGACGACGTCGTACGTGGCCGAAGCGGCCGCGCGGATTCGGATTCCGTTCTTCGCGATCGGCGGCATCTCGCCCGAGACGGCGGACGACGTGTTGGCCGCGGGCGCGCGGCGGCTGTGCGCCGTCTCCGCCGTCGTCGGCAGCGCCGATCCGGCGGGCGTATGCCGGGCGTTGAAGCGGCATATCGCCGAGTGGGAGGCGCGGGACGCCGGCGGGGAGCCGGAGGCGGAGGGCGTGCGGGTGACCGTGAACGGCCGAGACGTCGCGGTGCGGTCCGTCACGCTGCGAGCGCTGGCCGAGTCGCTCGGGCTCGACTCCATGCGCGTCATGGCGGAGCGGAACGGCGAGGCGGTGCCGCGCGCGGACTGGGCGCAGGTCGCGATCCGGGACGGCGATCGGATCGAATTCGTGCATTTCGTCGGGGGAGGGTGACCGGGATGAAGGAAGCGAACGGGAACGCGCCGTTCACGATCGGCGGCGTAACGCTGCGGTCGCGGCTGTTTCTCGGGACGGGGCGGTACCCGAGTCCGGCCGTGCTGCGGCGGGCGCTCGAAGCGTCGGGGGCGCATGTCCTCACCTTCGCCGTCCGGCGGGTCGATCTGGAGGCGCCGCGGGAGGACGATCCGACCTTGCGGCTGACGGAGGACAAGGACTTCGTGTATTTGCCGAATACGTCGGGATCGTCGACGGCGGACGAAGCGGTGCGCCTCGCGCGGCTCGCCCGCGAGGCCGGACTCGGCAGCTGGGTCAAGGTCGAGATCAGCGTTCATCCGCGGCTGCTGCTGCCCGACCCGGTCGAGACGCTGAAGGCGACGGAGCGGCTCGTTCGGGAAGGGTTTACGGTGCTGCCGTATACGTCGGACGATCCGATGCTGTGCGCGCGGCTCGCGGAAGCGGGGGCGGCCGCCGTCATGCCCGGCGGCTCCCCGATCGGGACGGGGCTGGGCATTCTGAATCCGTACCATCTAAGCTGGATCGCGGAAGAATGCCCCGTCCCGGTCATTGTCGACGCCGGCTTAGGCTCGGCGGCGGACGCGGCGCAGGCGATGGAGCTCGGAGCGGACGGCATCCTCGTGAATACGCCCGTCGCGTTGGCTCGCGACCCGGTGGCGATGGCCGAGGCGATGCGGCTCGGCGTCGAAGCGGGGCTGCTGTCGAGGCGCGCGGGGCGCATCCCGCGGAAGCCGTACGCATCGGCCAGCAGCGCGGCGGACGGCGGGCTGTTCCCCGCCGCGCCCGGAGGGGGCGCCGGATGAGCGGCCGCACGGTCGTCGTGCTCGGCGGCGGCATCGTCGGGCTGGCGTGCGCCTACGAGGCGCTCGGGCGGGGCTGGCGCGCGATCGTGATCGACGCCGGTCCGATCGGCGGCCAAGCGTCGAGCGCCGCCGCCGGCATGCTGGCGCCGTATTCGGAGAACGGCGAGGCGCCGGACGCGTTCTTCCAGCTCTGTCGCCG is from Paenibacillus antri and encodes:
- the thiE gene encoding thiamine phosphate synthase, with the protein product MKRLVDCKLYVITGEAYHPGREQLEVMEAAIRGGADIVQLRDKTSNRAALLAKAKALRALTRRLGALFVVNDDLEVALEAEADGVHLGQDDLAIGEARRLAGSRLLIGISTHNLAQALEAERAGADYIGVGPVYPTPTKPGRPPVTTSYVAEAAARIRIPFFAIGGISPETADDVLAAGARRLCAVSAVVGSADPAGVCRALKRHIAEWEARDAGGEPEAEGVRVTVNGRDVAVRSVTLRALAESLGLDSMRVMAERNGEAVPRADWAQVAIRDGDRIEFVHFVGGG
- a CDS encoding thiazole synthase encodes the protein MKEANGNAPFTIGGVTLRSRLFLGTGRYPSPAVLRRALEASGAHVLTFAVRRVDLEAPREDDPTLRLTEDKDFVYLPNTSGSSTADEAVRLARLAREAGLGSWVKVEISVHPRLLLPDPVETLKATERLVREGFTVLPYTSDDPMLCARLAEAGAAAVMPGGSPIGTGLGILNPYHLSWIAEECPVPVIVDAGLGSAADAAQAMELGADGILVNTPVALARDPVAMAEAMRLGVEAGLLSRRAGRIPRKPYASASSAADGGLFPAAPGGGAG